One Microbacterium trichothecenolyticum DNA window includes the following coding sequences:
- the leuS gene encoding leucine--tRNA ligase: MSENTTPVPGEGAFDAHAIQAKWQSAWADKDPFRAGGDDDKRPRKYVLAMFPYPSGDLHMGHAENYLYSDIVARFWRHRGYNVLNPIGWDSFGLPAENAAIKRGADPVEWTYANIAQQKESLKDYGVSFDWSRVLHTSDPEYYRWNQWLFQKLYEKGLAYRKDALVNWDPVDQTVLANEQVLPDGTSERSGAVVVKKKLTQWFLRITDYADRLLDDLNQLEGFWPSKVIQMQRNWIGRSVGADIEFEIEGRDDKITVFSTRPDTLHGATFFVVAPESDLAAELAASADQGVRETFEAYLAQVQRATDIERQATDRPKTGVFLGHYAINPINGEKLPIWAADYVLADYGHGAVMAVPAHDQRDLDFARAFDLPVKVVVDTHAPVTGAIPVIELDENGVPIDPLGDAEETDPVKTGVALTGDGRMINSGSLDGLSKRHAISRVIEELEAKGVGRAAKTYRLRDWLISRQRYWGTPIPMLHGEDGSITPVPADQLPVVLPSVEGLDLKPKGTSPLGAATEWVQVTDPETGQTLLRDPDTMDTFVDSSWYYLRFLSPNSETEAFSGREAAKWGPVDFYIGGVEHAILHLLYARFITKALFDMGLVEFTEPFSSLINQGMVILDGAKMSKSKGNLVLFQEELDAHGADALRVALAFAGPVEDDKDWNDVSTTGAAKFLARALRIAHDVDSEKDVVWAEGDQSLRRVTHRLLAEAPNLIEQTKFNVVVARLMELVNATRKAIDGSAGTSDPAVREAAEVIAMTLDLFAPHTAEEMWQTLGYDGFVGLVTWRQADPTLLVEDNVVAVVQIDGKVRGTLEVSAKIGADELEKLARADEKVRRALGDREIVRAVVRPPKVVSFSTK, from the coding sequence GTGTCTGAGAACACCACACCTGTGCCCGGCGAGGGCGCTTTCGACGCTCACGCGATCCAGGCCAAGTGGCAGAGCGCGTGGGCGGACAAGGATCCGTTCCGCGCCGGCGGCGACGACGACAAGCGCCCGCGCAAGTACGTGCTCGCGATGTTCCCGTACCCCTCGGGCGACCTGCACATGGGCCACGCCGAGAACTACCTTTACAGCGACATCGTGGCGCGCTTCTGGCGCCACCGCGGCTACAACGTCCTGAACCCCATCGGGTGGGACTCGTTCGGCCTGCCGGCCGAGAACGCCGCCATCAAGCGCGGCGCCGACCCCGTCGAGTGGACCTACGCGAACATCGCGCAGCAGAAGGAGAGCCTGAAGGACTACGGCGTCTCGTTCGACTGGAGCCGGGTGCTGCACACCAGCGACCCCGAGTACTACCGCTGGAACCAGTGGCTGTTCCAGAAGCTGTACGAGAAGGGCCTGGCGTACCGCAAGGACGCGCTCGTCAACTGGGACCCGGTCGACCAGACCGTGCTCGCCAACGAGCAGGTGCTGCCCGACGGTACGTCCGAGCGCAGCGGCGCCGTCGTGGTCAAGAAGAAGCTGACGCAGTGGTTCCTGCGCATCACCGACTACGCCGACCGCCTGCTCGACGACCTCAACCAGCTCGAGGGCTTCTGGCCGAGCAAGGTCATCCAGATGCAGCGCAACTGGATCGGCCGCTCCGTCGGCGCCGACATCGAGTTCGAGATCGAGGGCCGCGACGATAAGATCACGGTGTTCTCGACGCGCCCCGACACGCTGCACGGTGCGACGTTCTTCGTCGTGGCGCCTGAGTCCGACCTCGCGGCCGAGCTCGCGGCATCCGCGGATCAGGGCGTGCGCGAGACGTTCGAGGCGTACCTCGCGCAGGTGCAGCGCGCGACCGACATCGAACGCCAGGCGACCGACCGTCCCAAGACGGGCGTGTTCCTCGGCCACTACGCGATCAACCCGATCAACGGCGAGAAGCTGCCGATCTGGGCCGCCGACTACGTGCTGGCCGACTACGGTCACGGCGCCGTCATGGCCGTGCCCGCCCACGACCAGCGCGACCTCGACTTCGCCCGCGCGTTCGACCTTCCCGTCAAGGTCGTCGTCGACACGCACGCGCCGGTGACCGGCGCCATCCCGGTGATCGAGCTCGACGAGAACGGCGTGCCGATCGATCCGCTGGGGGATGCCGAGGAGACCGACCCGGTGAAGACCGGCGTCGCCCTGACCGGTGACGGCCGCATGATCAACTCCGGCTCGCTCGACGGGCTGTCCAAGCGCCACGCCATCTCGCGCGTGATCGAGGAGCTCGAGGCCAAGGGCGTCGGCCGCGCCGCCAAGACCTACCGCCTGCGCGACTGGCTCATCTCGCGTCAGCGCTACTGGGGCACGCCGATTCCGATGCTGCACGGCGAGGACGGCTCGATCACGCCCGTTCCGGCCGATCAGCTGCCGGTCGTGCTGCCCTCGGTCGAGGGCCTCGACCTCAAGCCCAAGGGCACCTCGCCGCTGGGGGCTGCGACCGAGTGGGTGCAGGTGACCGACCCCGAGACGGGTCAGACGCTGCTGCGCGACCCCGACACGATGGACACCTTCGTCGACAGCTCCTGGTACTACCTGCGGTTCCTGTCGCCGAACAGCGAGACCGAGGCATTCTCGGGCCGCGAGGCGGCGAAGTGGGGTCCCGTCGACTTCTACATCGGCGGCGTCGAGCACGCGATCCTGCACCTGCTGTACGCGCGCTTCATCACCAAGGCGCTGTTCGACATGGGCCTCGTGGAGTTCACCGAGCCGTTCTCGAGCCTCATCAACCAGGGCATGGTCATCCTCGACGGCGCGAAGATGTCGAAGAGCAAGGGCAACCTCGTGCTCTTCCAGGAGGAGCTCGACGCCCACGGCGCCGACGCCCTCCGCGTCGCGCTGGCGTTCGCCGGTCCCGTGGAGGACGACAAGGACTGGAACGACGTCTCGACCACGGGTGCGGCGAAGTTCCTCGCCCGCGCCCTGCGCATCGCGCACGACGTCGACAGCGAGAAGGACGTCGTGTGGGCCGAGGGCGACCAGTCCCTTCGCCGCGTGACGCACCGCCTGCTGGCCGAGGCGCCGAACCTCATCGAGCAGACGAAATTCAACGTCGTCGTCGCCCGCCTCATGGAGCTGGTCAACGCCACCCGCAAGGCGATCGACGGCTCGGCCGGCACGAGCGACCCCGCCGTCCGCGAGGCGGCCGAGGTCATCGCGATGACCCTCGACCTGTTCGCCCCGCACACCGCGGAGGAGATGTGGCAGACCCTCGGCTACGACGGCTTCGTGGGCCTTGTGACCTGGCGTCAGGCCGACCCGACGCTGCTCGTGGAAGACAACGTGGTGGCCGTCGTGCAGATCGACGGCAAGGTGCGCGGCACCCTCGAGGTCTCGGCCAAGATCGGCGCCGACGAGCTCGAGAAGCTCGCGCGCGCCGACGAGAAGGTGCGCCGGGCGCTGGGCGACCGCGAGATCGTGCGGGCCGTCGTGCGTCCGCCGAAGGTGGTCAGCTTCTCGACGAAGTGA
- a CDS encoding DUF2087 domain-containing protein, producing the protein MNENAWRAVLAALADDRAREVYARIVLGQPVEDTLDAVPARKAQRIVDTLISAGLVMRTPQGYDAVADVFTRAMATAGSPARAEGVHRFLKDGRLVSYPSRADDRHALLVHLASRVLDAGETIAEKEINQRLSEVTDDTARIRRALVDEGLITRTPSGSQYSLAAR; encoded by the coding sequence ATGAACGAGAACGCTTGGCGCGCCGTCCTGGCGGCCCTTGCCGACGATCGGGCCCGGGAGGTCTACGCGCGCATCGTCCTGGGGCAACCGGTAGAAGACACCCTGGACGCGGTGCCCGCGCGAAAGGCGCAGCGGATCGTCGACACGTTGATCAGCGCGGGACTGGTGATGCGAACACCGCAGGGCTACGACGCCGTCGCCGACGTGTTCACCCGCGCGATGGCCACCGCGGGTAGTCCAGCACGCGCCGAGGGGGTGCACCGCTTCCTCAAGGACGGACGCCTGGTCTCATATCCGTCGCGCGCCGACGACCGTCACGCGCTTCTCGTCCATCTCGCATCGCGCGTCCTCGACGCGGGCGAGACCATCGCCGAGAAGGAGATCAACCAGCGGCTGTCAGAGGTGACCGACGACACCGCCCGCATACGCCGCGCCCTCGTCGACGAGGGTCTCATCACGCGCACGCCGTCCGGCTCGCAATACTCGCTCGCCGCGCGGTGA
- a CDS encoding ComEA family DNA-binding protein, with translation MTDTLDEPPPALPARRRFGVGAVIVLVLLAFAVTIGIGMLRGVSGSQTVSVASSPTTAVSAPAEAGLYVHVTGAVRSPGLYRLAAGDRVADAIACAGGFTDDAERAGVNLARPVADGEQIVVPVHGAVTESAAPGGGSVAGGLIDLNTATREQLDTLPRVGPAIADRIIAWREENGRFTSVDDLGSVPGIGEKMLDGLRDLVRV, from the coding sequence GTGACCGACACCCTCGACGAACCGCCCCCGGCGCTTCCGGCCCGGCGCCGGTTCGGCGTCGGCGCGGTCATCGTGCTGGTGCTGCTCGCGTTCGCGGTGACGATCGGCATCGGGATGCTGCGGGGCGTCTCCGGCTCGCAGACCGTGTCCGTCGCATCGTCGCCGACGACCGCGGTGTCCGCCCCCGCGGAGGCGGGGCTGTACGTGCACGTCACCGGCGCCGTGCGCTCCCCGGGCCTGTATCGGCTCGCGGCGGGGGACCGGGTCGCGGATGCCATCGCCTGCGCAGGCGGCTTTACCGACGACGCCGAGCGGGCCGGCGTCAACCTCGCGCGCCCCGTCGCCGACGGCGAGCAGATCGTCGTGCCGGTGCACGGAGCGGTGACCGAGAGTGCGGCACCCGGCGGCGGGTCGGTCGCCGGTGGACTCATCGATCTCAACACGGCCACCCGCGAGCAGCTCGACACGCTCCCGCGCGTGGGACCGGCGATCGCCGACCGCATCATCGCCTGGCGAGAAGAGAACGGACGGTTCACCAGCGTCGATGATCTCGGCTCGGTGCCCGGCATCGGAGAGAAGATGCTCGACGGGCTCCGCGATCTGGTGCGGGTATGA
- a CDS encoding ComEC/Rec2 family competence protein: protein MPRRLARPASVAAVTWASAAAATMCPDLVVLWAVLAVASGACVVALSWVRRPALAVAAVALACAAAAGGSVAALAPVRAQIDALQVGGGRQLELTAVVVGHISGTANGGAWFDATATRVAAGSVSLSGEIPSRIGVDGDGRAALAASGQGSEVRLVGRAIPARAGERAVLVLRATEVLSAPAPGGVWGWFESLRDGLVASTRGLPQPGAGLVPGLAVGDTSSLDAATETAMNASSLSHLTAVSGANCALVVGAAFAALALAGAPRWLRVAGALTVLVGFVGLVTPEPSVVRAAAMAAIALLAVVLGRPAAGVAVLSAAITVLLIADPWLSTSLGFALSAAATAALLILARPLARGMERWMPRALALPLAVPTAAQLVCGPLIVLIDPHVPLLGIAANLVADPAAAPATVAGVLACVSPVPWLRDGLTALAWVPASWIAAVAHTTSTIGAQNLPWPDGAVGAALLAVVSTAIVVAIVRPRRIPCVTALASIVVTVVVGLVAGQVAIRTVAGPLTVPTTWDVAMCDVGQGDATLWRSGDAVALVDAGPEPDLLAQCLQTFGVARLDLVVLTHFDLDHVGGSRAVLGRAALVVHGPVDAPDDQRLLDDFAAAGARLQQASTGMTGTVGDTRWQALGPAPRDAPGNDASVALDVVGPDFPRTVLLGDLGADAQAALMRRVDVPRVDVVKVSHHGSADQDPDLYRRLHPAVGLIGVGAQNRYGHPTASLLSTLSALGVVVGRTDTDGDLAVSMDDEARLTLWRAKPPG from the coding sequence ATGCCGCGACGCCTTGCGCGTCCTGCCTCGGTCGCGGCGGTGACCTGGGCGTCCGCGGCGGCCGCGACGATGTGCCCCGACCTGGTCGTCCTGTGGGCGGTCCTGGCGGTTGCCTCCGGTGCGTGCGTCGTGGCCCTCAGCTGGGTGCGGCGTCCCGCGCTCGCCGTCGCCGCGGTCGCGCTCGCGTGTGCGGCCGCGGCAGGCGGGAGCGTCGCGGCCCTCGCGCCCGTCCGCGCGCAGATCGACGCGCTCCAGGTCGGCGGGGGTCGCCAGCTCGAGCTCACCGCCGTGGTGGTCGGTCACATCTCCGGCACGGCGAACGGCGGCGCCTGGTTCGACGCGACCGCCACGAGGGTGGCCGCCGGATCCGTGAGCCTGAGCGGCGAGATCCCGAGCCGGATCGGCGTTGACGGCGACGGTCGAGCCGCGCTCGCGGCATCCGGGCAGGGAAGCGAGGTCCGACTCGTCGGGCGCGCCATCCCGGCGCGGGCGGGGGAGAGGGCCGTGCTCGTGCTGCGGGCCACGGAGGTGCTGAGCGCTCCGGCACCCGGCGGGGTGTGGGGGTGGTTCGAAAGCCTCCGCGACGGCCTGGTGGCCTCGACGCGCGGACTCCCGCAGCCCGGGGCCGGTCTCGTGCCCGGGCTCGCCGTCGGCGACACCTCGAGCCTCGATGCCGCCACCGAGACCGCCATGAACGCCTCCTCGCTCTCGCACCTGACCGCCGTGTCGGGGGCGAACTGCGCCCTCGTCGTCGGCGCGGCGTTCGCGGCCCTCGCGCTCGCGGGTGCGCCCCGATGGCTGCGCGTCGCCGGTGCCTTGACGGTGCTGGTCGGCTTCGTGGGGCTCGTCACTCCTGAGCCGAGCGTCGTCCGGGCGGCGGCGATGGCGGCGATCGCTCTGCTGGCTGTCGTTTTGGGACGCCCGGCCGCGGGCGTGGCCGTGCTCTCGGCGGCGATCACCGTCCTGCTCATCGCCGATCCGTGGCTGTCGACGTCGCTCGGATTCGCCCTGTCCGCCGCCGCGACGGCCGCCCTCCTGATCCTGGCCCGCCCCCTCGCCCGGGGGATGGAGAGATGGATGCCGCGCGCCCTCGCGCTCCCCCTGGCGGTGCCGACGGCCGCCCAGCTCGTCTGCGGCCCGCTCATCGTCCTCATAGACCCGCACGTGCCGCTGCTCGGCATCGCCGCCAACCTCGTGGCCGACCCCGCCGCCGCGCCCGCGACCGTCGCGGGTGTTCTCGCTTGTGTCTCTCCGGTGCCGTGGCTGCGGGACGGCCTCACGGCACTCGCCTGGGTCCCGGCATCCTGGATCGCCGCGGTCGCCCACACGACGAGCACGATCGGCGCGCAGAACCTGCCGTGGCCCGACGGAGCCGTCGGCGCGGCATTGCTGGCCGTGGTCAGCACCGCGATCGTGGTGGCGATCGTTCGTCCGCGGCGCATCCCGTGCGTGACCGCGCTGGCGAGCATCGTCGTCACCGTCGTCGTGGGCCTCGTAGCCGGGCAGGTGGCGATCCGGACGGTCGCGGGTCCGCTCACCGTCCCGACCACGTGGGACGTCGCCATGTGCGACGTCGGACAGGGGGATGCCACGCTCTGGCGCTCGGGCGATGCTGTCGCGCTCGTCGACGCCGGGCCCGAGCCCGATTTGCTTGCGCAATGCCTGCAGACGTTCGGCGTCGCCCGCCTCGACCTCGTCGTGCTGACGCACTTCGACCTCGACCACGTCGGCGGCTCGCGCGCGGTCCTCGGACGCGCGGCGCTCGTCGTGCACGGCCCGGTGGATGCGCCCGACGACCAGCGCCTCCTCGACGACTTCGCGGCGGCGGGTGCCCGGTTGCAGCAGGCCTCGACCGGGATGACGGGGACCGTGGGCGACACCCGCTGGCAGGCGCTCGGTCCCGCACCGCGCGACGCACCCGGAAACGACGCGAGCGTCGCTCTCGATGTGGTTGGGCCCGACTTCCCCCGCACGGTACTGCTCGGCGACCTCGGCGCCGACGCGCAGGCCGCCCTCATGCGACGCGTCGACGTGCCGCGCGTCGACGTCGTGAAGGTGTCGCATCACGGCAGCGCCGACCAGGATCCGGACCTGTATCGCCGCCTGCACCCGGCCGTGGGGCTCATCGGCGTCGGGGCTCAGAACCGCTACGGCCACCCGACCGCCTCGCTGCTGTCGACGCTGTCCGCCCTCGGCGTCGTCGTGGGCCGCACCGACACCGACGGCGATCTCGCGGTCAGCATGGACGACGAGGCGCGGCTGACCCTCTGGCGGGCGAAGCCGCCCGGGTGA
- a CDS encoding AAA family ATPase yields the protein MTTATITRIRKVHDYRVFQRWTDDRRAIDFARVNLLYGTNGSGKSTLASLLRSCAASDPAAAQARIELAASIDGVESIVTHATEGFWSRVQVFNAEYVRENLRFDDNQGPRSDSLLTLGKANVDAELELAEAQNRKAEIELAAAAARSAAKAADAEVERRMTRVAGHVYEDLRYSPVATYRGTNTYTRRNVRKLLVGDRTLFDSASVDIAADRGLATSSAPRPYTGLFRGELRGFDEIIRDSEALLRADVTSKPLEQLAENTAGAEWVQRGLQLHEHETACLFCGSEISSERRAALAAHFDRSVTDLQARIDDQVVILRNSSQSASRLADSVPGDGDLYPDLAGALRTARSEVQDQVDRYQRVLSELERLLSEKRSNPFAIPEHELTTAATPTLRAVAEVIATHETRRLAHEKEASAAARRVELARVKAFAEEYDLLAESAHELDEKATSLEDELRELSQRIITLSSLDADPVPQATELTGSVARLLGRSELAFAPSDDGKQYRIERSGMPATHLSEGERTAIALLHFLASIREGVLAGEAPIVVIDDPVSSMDEGILFGLSSFLWSSLVENSYASQVFLLTHNFELFRQWVVQLEGAGRHVLGGYSIHEIRMKHRRVGASAPRRTPELDPWTSDTRQSSKLRSLYHFLFARVATSVIEAKPDLSLAERMDLLALAPNAARKMLEAFLSFRFPQHIGRFHQGMKAAIEEVNDPAIRTHVERYLHAYSHNEEGNVSAMIDPSEATVVLRSLFLLIRANDPKHLSAMCEALGIEESELFALPS from the coding sequence GTGACCACGGCAACGATCACCCGCATTCGTAAAGTTCACGACTATCGCGTCTTCCAGCGATGGACCGACGACCGGCGGGCAATTGACTTCGCCAGAGTCAATCTGCTCTATGGCACCAACGGCAGCGGGAAGAGCACTCTGGCTAGTCTTCTGAGGTCCTGCGCAGCGTCAGATCCCGCTGCCGCGCAAGCGAGGATCGAACTCGCAGCGTCCATCGACGGCGTCGAGAGCATTGTGACCCACGCCACCGAGGGGTTCTGGAGCCGCGTGCAGGTTTTCAACGCGGAGTATGTGCGTGAGAACCTGCGTTTCGATGACAATCAGGGCCCTCGCTCCGACAGCCTTCTCACCCTGGGCAAGGCGAACGTCGACGCTGAGCTCGAGCTGGCTGAAGCGCAGAACCGCAAAGCCGAGATCGAGCTCGCGGCCGCGGCCGCACGTTCTGCCGCGAAGGCCGCCGACGCAGAGGTCGAACGACGCATGACGAGAGTCGCGGGACACGTCTACGAGGACCTGCGATACTCCCCCGTCGCGACCTACCGCGGCACGAACACCTACACCCGCAGAAACGTACGCAAACTGCTAGTCGGCGACCGGACGCTGTTCGATTCAGCATCGGTCGACATCGCTGCCGACAGAGGTCTAGCCACATCAAGCGCACCCCGCCCGTACACAGGGTTGTTCCGAGGGGAACTGCGGGGCTTCGACGAGATCATCCGAGACTCCGAGGCGCTTCTGAGAGCCGATGTCACGTCGAAACCCCTCGAGCAGCTCGCCGAAAATACCGCCGGAGCCGAATGGGTTCAGCGCGGCCTGCAGCTCCACGAGCACGAGACTGCGTGCCTGTTCTGCGGCAGCGAGATCTCTTCTGAGCGTCGAGCTGCCCTCGCAGCTCACTTCGACAGGTCGGTAACCGACCTGCAAGCCCGTATCGACGACCAAGTCGTGATCCTGAGGAACTCTTCGCAGAGCGCATCCAGACTCGCCGACAGCGTGCCTGGTGATGGAGACCTCTACCCCGACCTGGCAGGGGCGCTGCGAACGGCGCGCAGCGAGGTTCAAGACCAGGTCGACCGCTACCAGCGTGTTCTCTCCGAGCTTGAGCGTCTTCTCAGCGAGAAGCGATCGAACCCTTTCGCTATTCCTGAACATGAGCTCACGACAGCAGCGACGCCGACACTTCGTGCTGTCGCCGAGGTGATCGCCACGCACGAGACACGCCGTCTCGCGCACGAAAAAGAAGCCTCCGCGGCCGCTCGCAGGGTCGAGTTGGCGAGAGTGAAGGCCTTCGCCGAGGAGTATGACCTCCTCGCGGAGTCAGCTCACGAACTCGATGAGAAAGCAACGTCCCTGGAGGATGAGCTTCGCGAGCTCAGCCAGCGAATCATCACGCTTAGCAGCCTTGATGCCGACCCGGTCCCCCAAGCAACCGAGTTGACCGGAAGTGTCGCGCGTCTACTCGGACGATCGGAGCTTGCCTTCGCCCCGAGCGACGACGGTAAGCAATACCGGATAGAACGGTCCGGCATGCCCGCTACTCATCTGAGCGAGGGAGAGCGCACCGCCATCGCGCTCCTGCACTTCCTCGCGAGCATCCGCGAAGGCGTTCTGGCGGGCGAGGCACCCATCGTGGTCATCGACGACCCGGTGTCTAGCATGGACGAGGGAATCCTCTTCGGGCTGTCGTCCTTTCTCTGGTCGTCCCTGGTGGAGAACAGCTACGCCAGCCAGGTCTTTCTACTGACCCACAATTTCGAGCTGTTCCGGCAGTGGGTCGTTCAGCTTGAAGGCGCAGGTCGACACGTCCTCGGCGGATACTCCATCCACGAGATTCGTATGAAACACCGCCGCGTGGGCGCCAGCGCTCCTCGCCGCACTCCCGAGCTTGACCCCTGGACTTCCGATACCCGACAGTCCAGCAAACTTCGATCGCTCTACCACTTCCTCTTCGCACGCGTGGCGACGTCGGTCATCGAAGCGAAGCCCGATCTCAGCTTGGCGGAGCGGATGGACCTCCTCGCCCTCGCCCCAAACGCAGCCCGGAAAATGCTGGAGGCGTTCTTGAGTTTCCGATTCCCGCAGCACATCGGCAGGTTCCATCAGGGTATGAAAGCCGCGATCGAAGAGGTCAACGACCCGGCGATCCGAACGCACGTCGAACGCTACCTGCACGCCTACTCGCACAACGAAGAGGGAAACGTGTCAGCGATGATCGACCCAAGCGAGGCGACGGTCGTGCTGCGGTCGCTCTTCTTGCTCATTCGTGCCAACGATCCGAAGCATCTGTCCGCGATGTGCGAAGCGCTCGGTATAGAAGAGTCGGAGTTGTTCGCACTCCCGTCTTAA
- a CDS encoding IS3 family transposase (programmed frameshift), whose amino-acid sequence MPKPYPKEFRDDVVRVAENREPGVTIERIAADFGVHPMTLTKWLARSRAEKTAADTGAPSPTNRDAEVRELRARNRLLEQEVEVLRRATAYLSQAHLPKRLYPLVKELAGDGIPVTVTCRVLKLARQPYYRWLANPITNAELVEAFRANALFDAHRDDPEFGHRLLADEARDAGEAMSDRTAWRITSENGWWSAFGKKRARGKGRKAGPPVHDDLVQREFIADAPNRLWLTDITEHHTGEGKLYLCAIKDVFSGKIVGYSIDSRMKSRLVVNAIDNAAALRGNVAGCVVHSDRGSQFRSRKAIRALARHRMVGSMGRVGAAGDNAAMESFFSLLQKNVLNRRSWTTREQLRIAIVTWIERTYHRRRRQDRLGRLTPVEFETMMTKTLALAA is encoded by the exons GTGCCCAAGCCTTATCCGAAGGAGTTCCGCGACGACGTGGTGCGTGTCGCCGAGAACCGTGAGCCCGGTGTGACGATCGAGCGAATCGCCGCCGACTTCGGGGTCCACCCGATGACCCTCACGAAGTGGCTCGCCCGCTCCCGCGCCGAGAAGACCGCTGCCGATACCGGTGCTCCGTCGCCAACTAACCGAGACGCCGAGGTCCGCGAACTGCGGGCGCGCAACCGGCTGCTGGAGCAGGAGGTCGAGGTGCTGCGACGGGCGACGGCGTATCTGTCGCAGGCGCATCTGCCG AAAAGGCTCTACCCGCTCGTGAAAGAGCTCGCCGGTGACGGGATCCCCGTCACGGTGACGTGCCGGGTCCTCAAGCTCGCCCGCCAGCCCTACTACCGCTGGCTCGCCAACCCCATCACCAACGCGGAGCTGGTGGAGGCATTTCGCGCGAACGCGCTGTTCGACGCGCACCGCGACGACCCCGAGTTCGGACACCGCCTCCTCGCCGATGAGGCCCGCGACGCCGGGGAGGCGATGTCCGACCGGACCGCATGGCGTATTACGTCGGAGAACGGCTGGTGGTCGGCGTTTGGCAAGAAACGCGCCCGCGGGAAAGGCCGCAAGGCCGGCCCTCCTGTTCACGACGACCTCGTCCAACGCGAGTTCATTGCGGACGCGCCGAACCGGCTCTGGCTGACCGACATCACCGAGCATCACACCGGCGAGGGCAAGCTCTACCTCTGCGCGATCAAGGACGTCTTCTCGGGCAAGATCGTCGGCTACTCGATCGACTCCCGGATGAAGTCCCGTCTCGTCGTCAACGCGATCGACAACGCCGCCGCTCTGCGCGGGAACGTCGCCGGTTGCGTCGTACATTCCGACAGGGGCAGTCAATTTCGCTCCCGGAAGGCAATCCGCGCCCTGGCCCGTCACCGCATGGTCGGATCGATGGGCAGAGTGGGAGCTGCGGGCGACAACGCCGCCATGGAGTCGTTCTTCTCGCTCCTGCAGAAGAACGTCCTCAACCGACGCTCCTGGACCACCCGCGAACAGCTGCGCATCGCGATCGTCACCTGGATCGAGCGAACCTACCACCGACGCCGTCGGCAAGACCGTCTCGGCCGTTTGACCCCGGTCGAGTTCGAGACAATGATGACCAAGACCCTGGCCCTCGCGGCCTGA
- a CDS encoding VOC family protein: protein MRIREGQPCWWELRVDDVVAACRYYAQHFGWSFAPAPDQNSYCIAYAGYQEVAAIGPKMFGLTAATEWATYLHTPNLEDALDRIRAAGGRTLTPPVPIGCSGRIAVFADPLGATTGLWEGHGVSGVNPTELGIGGGIVGSRLYSPRPSASDNFYLKVFGTSVRAQPCSEPRSSWYPIFNDSQATRRTVYGPERETLRFL from the coding sequence ATGAGAATCCGGGAAGGCCAACCCTGCTGGTGGGAACTTCGCGTCGACGACGTTGTCGCGGCATGTCGCTACTATGCGCAGCACTTCGGTTGGAGCTTCGCACCCGCACCCGATCAGAATTCCTACTGCATCGCCTACGCCGGATACCAGGAAGTCGCGGCCATCGGCCCGAAGATGTTCGGCCTCACTGCGGCCACCGAATGGGCCACCTACTTGCACACTCCCAACCTGGAGGACGCCCTCGACCGCATTCGAGCGGCCGGCGGCAGGACGCTCACCCCACCAGTGCCCATCGGCTGCTCCGGCCGCATCGCCGTCTTTGCCGACCCGTTGGGCGCCACCACGGGCCTCTGGGAGGGCCATGGTGTATCCGGCGTCAATCCCACCGAACTCGGCATCGGTGGGGGGATCGTCGGCAGCCGGTTGTATTCACCTCGACCAAGCGCCAGCGATAATTTCTACTTGAAGGTTTTCGGAACCTCCGTCCGTGCCCAACCATGCTCAGAACCTCGCTCATCGTGGTACCCCATCTTCAATGACTCGCAGGCAACTCGCCGAACCGTCTATGGGCCAGAAAGAGAAACTCTTCGGTTCCTATAA